The Acetobacter sp. DNA window GCTTGCCACCAGTCCGGCCTGTCCAAGAGCGCGGGTGAGGGTAGGCGGCACTGAAGCCAGCAAGGAGGCGAGCGGCGTTGCTTCGGGTGGCAATGCTGGCGCTGAAGTCAGCGGCCCCAGCGCCGACCATGAACGGGACGCATCCGGCGCGACAGTGGAATCCGGCGCGTCCAGTCCTTCAGCCAGTACCGTCGCAATGGCGATTTCCATCCCGTCAGGAATATCCAGTTGCCCTGAAATCGGGGCGGCAGAATCTTCTTCATCAGCGCCGAGAGCCTGTGACAGCCCTTCGATCTGCGCTTTCAGACGGGTCAGTTCGGCTTTCAGAGTTCCGAGTGCGGTCTCGGCCTGCTGTGCGTCTGTCTCGGCCTGAGTGGCGGCTTCTTCCGCGTTTGCAAGACCCAGTTCCGCATCGTTCAGGCGCTTCTCCTCCGCCGCGCGCGCATTCTGGGCCTGTTCCAGAACGGCATCCGGAACGGCGTTCTGTTCAGCCGTCGCCAGTTCCCGGGCAAAGGTCGCAGCTTCCTGTTCGGCGCGCCGAAGGGCGGCTTCGGCTGACTGAACGGCCGCAGCTACCGAGGCGCGGGTGGTGTTGTCTTCTTGCATACGCCCACGGGCTTCGACCAGCGCGGCGGAAGCAGCGGCTCTCTCGGTTTCAGCGGCTTCCAGTGCGGTGACGGCCTGTGTCCGGGCGACTTCCGCATCGGTCACAGCCTGAGCCAGCGCGCTCCGTTGCGTGTCCGGGATCAGTTCACGCTCTGTCTGCTCCTTGCGCTGCGCCAGCGCATCCCGGTCCTTGCGAAGACCATTGAGAGTAGCCGTTGCCGTTGCGAAGGCCTTCTCACATTCGATGTGCCGGGTTCTTGTCGTTTCCGCAGCGTTACGCGCGATGGAAAGGGCAACCTGCGCTTCGGAGCGTTTCTGGCTGGCTGCATCCGCTTCTTCACGGCTGCGCGCCAGAGTTGTGGCGGCCTGCTGCACGGAAGCCTCCGCTTCCGCCAGCACATCCTGCGCCGGCAGTTCCGCCTGCAATGCCTCGATCTGCCGCTTCAGAGCATCATGGTCTTCGGCGAGACGGGTATGGCGCAGGGTCGCGGATTCAAGCGCCGCCTGAGCCTGCTCCGACCGTGTGCGTGCCGCTGTGGCTTCGGCCATCAGGCGTTCCAGCGTTTCAGAAGCCTCCTGCAAAGCCGCCTGAATCCGAGTGAGGCCTGCCTCGGCGTCCGCCTGTCTGTCGGGCAGGCTGGTCTGGGCCGCCTGAACCGTCGCCATCTCGTCCTGAAGACGGGTCAGGGTGGCGGAGGCATCCTCCAGCCGGGAGCGGGCGGCGTCACGATCGGCTTCACTCTGCCGGAGTCGTTCCGTGGCGGCTTCCGCAGCCTGAGCGGCGCGTTGCTCTTCAAGCGCGACGCCTTCCGCCGCGACCTTCTGACGTTCCAGCGCGGTGCGGGCGAGTTCCGCGGCTTCACGAATGGCAGGGAGCGCCTTGTCGGCCTCGTAATCCGCGAGGACGGCGGTTTCGGAGGCTTCCTCAGCGGCAATCAGAGCATTGCGAGCCTGCACTGCGGCCAGTCTGGCCCGTTCGACCTGCTGTCGGGCGCGGGCGTGCAGGAGCGCCAGCAGGGAAATTTCCGCATCGCGCAGACTGGAGGAGAGTTCCCGGTAGCGGGACGCCTGTTCGGACTGGCCGGTCAGCCCTTCCAGTCGGTTCTCCAGTTGTGTGCGGAGGTCTTCGGCACGGGTCAGATTGCTTTCGGTGGCGCGGAGCTTGAGTTCGGCTTCGTGCCGTCGTGCATGCAGGCCAGTGATGCCTGCCGCTTCTTCCAGAATGGTGCGCCGCTCTTCGGGGCGTGCGCCGACCAGCATGGCCACACGGCCCTGACTGACCATGGCCGACGAACGTGCGCCGGAAGCGAGATCGGCGAACAGGGTTTGCACGTCGCGGGCGCGGATAGCTTTGCTATTCAGGCGGTAGTCGCTGCCAGAGCCGCGTTCGGCGCGACGGGACACTTCCAGATCGTCCTGTTCGGCGAACGGTCCGGGACCAAGCCCCTTGGCGTTTTCCAGAACGAGGGTGACTTCCGCAAGGTTGCGTGCGGGGCGGCTGGTCGTTCCGGCGAAGATGAGATCGTCCATCTCGCCGCCACGCAGCGAGCGGGCGGAGCTTTCACCCATCGCCCAGCGGAGCGCTTCCACGACATTGGATTTGCCGCAGCCGTTCGGCCCGACGATCCCGGTCAGACCGGGGAGGATGTCCACGGAGACCGGATCGGCGAAGCTTTTGAAGCCCGCGATGCGAAGCTGGACGAAGCGTGCGCTCATCCAGTCACCACGGCGGATATGAAGGTGTCAGACACGGTGAGTTTGGCGTCCGTCGTCAGGCTGTCAGCCCGGTCGGGGCCTCAGCCGCCTGCCGCGATGACTTTTTTCTCGAACGCATCGTAGGTCAGTTCACCCTGACGATAGACTTCGTCGTTGAAGCGGAAGGTCGGCGTGCTGTCGATCTTGTAGTCTTTCTCGGCGCGGGTCTGTTCGGCGAGGATGGCGTTCTGGAAAGCGACGTCATTGACGGCTGTGTCGAACTCGGCTGGTGACATGCCCGCAAGACCGGCCATCTTGCGGAGCTGCTCTTCCGGATTGACGTTCTCACCATAGGCCCAGCGGTCGAGGTTGGAGAACAGCGATGTCATGAACGGCTCATAACGCTCAAGCGGCAGGCTACGGGCGACCTGTGTGGCCATCAGTGCCGTGCGATCAAGCGGGAAGTCGCAGAAAACATAGCGGATACGGCCTGTGTCGATCAGCTTCTTGCGAATTTCCGGGAACACATCCAGTTCGAACCGGGCGCAGTGCGGGCAGGTGAAGGAGAACCATTCCTCAACCACCACCTTGGCGTTCGGGTTGCCGAAGGCGCGTGGAGCCATACGAGGGTCCGTCGTGTTGGCGGCCATCGCCCGACC harbors:
- a CDS encoding AAA family ATPase; protein product: MSARFVQLRIAGFKSFADPVSVDILPGLTGIVGPNGCGKSNVVEALRWAMGESSARSLRGGEMDDLIFAGTTSRPARNLAEVTLVLENAKGLGPGPFAEQDDLEVSRRAERGSGSDYRLNSKAIRARDVQTLFADLASGARSSAMVSQGRVAMLVGARPEERRTILEEAAGITGLHARRHEAELKLRATESNLTRAEDLRTQLENRLEGLTGQSEQASRYRELSSSLRDAEISLLALLHARARQQVERARLAAVQARNALIAAEEASETAVLADYEADKALPAIREAAELARTALERQKVAAEGVALEEQRAAQAAEAATERLRQSEADRDAARSRLEDASATLTRLQDEMATVQAAQTSLPDRQADAEAGLTRIQAALQEASETLERLMAEATAARTRSEQAQAALESATLRHTRLAEDHDALKRQIEALQAELPAQDVLAEAEASVQQAATTLARSREEADAASQKRSEAQVALSIARNAAETTRTRHIECEKAFATATATLNGLRKDRDALAQRKEQTERELIPDTQRSALAQAVTDAEVARTQAVTALEAAETERAAASAALVEARGRMQEDNTTRASVAAAVQSAEAALRRAEQEAATFARELATAEQNAVPDAVLEQAQNARAAEEKRLNDAELGLANAEEAATQAETDAQQAETALGTLKAELTRLKAQIEGLSQALGADEEDSAAPISGQLDIPDGMEIAIATVLAEGLDAPDSTVAPDASRSWSALGPLTSAPALPPEATPLASLLASVPPTLTRALGQAGLVASVADGDSLVPSLQAGQSLVTRDGAFWRWDGYRIAAGQPSAAAQRLAQRRILKETQFRFDEKSADLPATEQRASETAQARTRTNEAVRTARMTRAAIEGALGKVRTAEAETSRRHAAARARLDAVRPQCERATQALAAAKQAVTDAQATQTALPAPEVLRAAHEEARTRDQKAIQTEAAARESRRKTEAAFEQARRAQQETETRHGNAESRLGTMLPELVRLDSERSKAEETVEAARLALEASSDPASAATALKNAETTAQEAEQAAIATRAGLEAASQEMTRLEAVHRTMQEKALEARSRLSATEPRLAALGVELLEAAATLESAEAACAATVLDAQDSDPIETLREKISELRREEQTGREARAALVAEIGSLTSRDAALRDSLSEWTVRAATAEEQLTEAQLRFDAVTVDHQTLTALPDEARQLRERTAAALSGAEESFSAANAAREAAESRLKDAQESRRQTEGGLATARENLLRSEGKSEQAQAILDQLLAETPDPPTAPVGDLTESAETGLRRKISRLTREREELGPVNLRADIEAQEAEQQIEVIRREHGEIEAAIARLRGSIGSLNKEGRERLMAVFTQVDHHFQSLFSRMFGGGRAHLGLVGSDDPLQAGLEIYAQPPGKKLATLSLLSGGEQALTALSLIFAVFRCNPAPICVLDEVDAPLDDANVGRFCALLGDMVNEAGTRFLVVTHHQLTMAHMDRLYGVTMQERGVSRVLSVDLDRAAAMAGERKKEEAHA
- a CDS encoding thioredoxin domain-containing protein; the encoded protein is MSLTRRALLALAVPATFAPNLLGRAMAANTTDPRMAPRAFGNPNAKVVVEEWFSFTCPHCARFELDVFPEIRKKLIDTGRIRYVFCDFPLDRTALMATQVARSLPLERYEPFMTSLFSNLDRWAYGENVNPEEQLRKMAGLAGMSPAEFDTAVNDVAFQNAILAEQTRAEKDYKIDSTPTFRFNDEVYRQGELTYDAFEKKVIAAGG